The genomic window GTTCTGGCATTGTATCCGAAAGATCCTTTTTTTGCTTTAACGTTCATCGCAACTACACTGCCCTCAACGCCAGCATTTTCTGCAATCACTCTGAGAGGTGATTCAAGAGCTTTCTTTACAATTTCTACACCTATCTTTTCATCCTCATTATTTGCTTTGACTTTTTCCAGACTATCGATTGCTCTCAAAAGAGCAACGCCACCTCCACAAACGATTCCTTCTTCGACAGCTGCACGAGTAGCGTGCAAAGCATCGTCCACTCTGTCTTTTTTCTCTTTCATTTCAACTTCAGTAGCGGCTCCAACGTAAAGCACTGCTACCCCACCGGCCAATTTTGCTAAACGCTCCTGCAGTTTCTCTTTGTCATAATCTGAGCTTGTCTCTCCGATTTGAACTTTGATCTGATTGATACGAGCATCGATCATTTTCTTTTGACCTTTGCCATTAACAATCGTTGTATTGTCTTTGTCCGTTTCAATCTTTTCTGCTTGCCCGAGGTCAGATAGTTCTGCGTTTTCCAGCTTGTAACCTTTTTCTTCAGAGATCACAGTACCATTTGTCAATACAGCGATATCTTCCAACATTGCTTTTCGGCGGTCACCAAATCCCGGAGCTTTTACAGCAACAACTTTCAAATTTGCACGAAGTCTATTTACGACCAATACTCCAAGAGCTTGGCTATCCACATCTTCTGCAATAATTAATAAAGGGCGACCTGAAGACACCACTTTTTCCAACACTGGTACGATCTCCTGCATGTTGGAGATCTTTTTGTCAGTGATCAATATGTAAGGGTTGTCATACTCAGCGATCATTTTGTCTGCGTTTGTAATAAAATATGGCGACAAATAACCTCTATCAAACTGCATCCCGATTACTTCCTCCACATAAGTATTGGTACCTTTTGCCTCTTCGACAGTGATGACCCCATCTTTGGAGACTCTCTTCATCGCATCAGCAATTAAACCACCAATCTCTTCGTCATTGTTAGCAGAGATAGAACCTACTTGCTTTATTTTTCCTATGTCGTTCCCGATTTGCTCTGATTGTTTTTTAAGGTCAGCAGTTACTGCTTGAACCGCCTTATCAATACCTCTTTTAAGATCCATAGGATTTGCACCTGCGGCAACATATTTCATTCCTGCCGTCACCATTGCTTGAGCCAAAACAGTAGCTGTAGTCGTACCATCTCCTGCTATATCGGCTGTCTTAGATGCGACTTCTTTAAGCATTTGAGCCCCCATGTTCTCAACTGCGTCTTCGAGTTCAACTTCTTTTGCAACGGTTACGCCGTCTTTTGTAATTTGAGGAGCGCCGAAGCTCTTTTGTATGACTACATTTCTTCCTTTAGGTCCAAGGGTAACCTTTACGGCATTAGCCAATTTGTCGATTCCGGATTTCAATTTTTCACGAGAATCTGCTTTAAAACTTATTTCTTTTGCCATTTTATTTTAGTTTTTGATATTCTTTAAAATTTAATTTTCTCAGGGAGAGTTAGTCTATGATCACGAGGATATCATCTTCACGCATGATCAGATAGTCTGCACCTTTGTATTGGAACTCTTGCCCTGAATATTTGCCATAAAGGACAATGTCTCCTTTGCTTACTGTCATCATATTGCCATCTTTTCCAGGGCCTACTGCAACGACTTCACCCCTCTGAGGCTTTTCTTTTGCAGTATCCGGAATGATGATTCCACCTTTTGTTTTCTCATCCGCTGAAGCGGGCTTGATAATTACTCGATCATTAATTGGTTTCATATAGAAATAGAATAAGTTGTTGAAAAATATTTTTTGAAACAACCCAATATATCATGAACTATGCCAGCATGACATTCAGGTAAATTTGTCAGTAATTCCTGACAAAACCAGACAGATTTTCGCAATTTGATGCCCTTTGAGTAATAGAATAAAGGATTATACCAGTCCGGATGAACAGCTCAATTTGCTTTAACCCAAAAGGAAAGATAAATTTACTGCGGAGTATTTGTTGGTGGCACTTCCGGAGTTGGCAAGCTCTCTGCTCCAGCACCTGCCATGATTGCAGCTACAATACAAAGTACCAATAATGCCGCTGCCAAGTACCAAGTAAGCTTTTCGACAAAATCTGCCGAGCGTGCAGCACCAAACATTTGATTTGCCTGACTTCCACCAAAGGTAGAGTCAATACCACCACCTTTCGGGTTCTGAATAAGTATAACCGCGATCAAAAGAACACTGATTATTGCGATCAGAACGGTAACTAGAGGCAACATATCTGATAAATTTTATAGTTTTTCAATAAGAGACGCAAAGATAGAACTTTTTTCCGGAAACTTCCGGGCCAATTTTTGATACATCTGTTTAGCTTGTTCAGTATGGCCTTGCTGAGCTAGTAATGCAGCTAGTGTCTCGCTAATGACTTTTTCATCCAGAACGACATGATCCTCTATCTGTGAGACAGACTTTTCTGTTCTTTTTGACTTTTTTGGCGATTCGGCATTTTCCTTAAGTTTAGTATTCATTTCAGCTTTCGCTTTTTTTCTACCCTGCTCGTCAGTAGAGGATTTGAAATGCAATAGCCATTCAACATAACCTGAAGGAATTCTGTCCGAACTGGCAAAGTTGGATTTGGGCTCCGCTGACTTTATCATTTCTCTCGAAACAGATTTAGCTTGTTCCTTCTTTGGTCTCTGATCCTTTGATTCAGAATCTTTGGTCTTAGAGATTGCAATTGGCTTTTTCTTTTCTCCTAAATCTTTAGATTTCAAATTCTTAGCAGATGGCGGCGGCAATGCTCTATCCATTTCTTTTGTAATGGGTTCCTTTTTATTGTGAGATTTTTCGGTGAGAATATTCCCTTTGATCTCATCGTTAATCAGCTCTTGCTTTTTGTCACTAGGTTTTGGTTCTACCGATTGAACTCTCGCATCGGATTTGACCTCTGGAAGTTCTTGGTCATTTGACTCAATAACTGAATTGCTACGATCCACTATGCTGTCTTGCGCTGGTTTTGTCTCAGCGTCAGAGAATTTCTTTTTTTCTGTTAATTCTATCCTACGTCTTCTTGGATCAACAAACATTGG from Saprospiraceae bacterium includes these protein-coding regions:
- the groL gene encoding chaperonin GroEL (60 kDa chaperone family; promotes refolding of misfolded polypeptides especially under stressful conditions; forms two stacked rings of heptamers to form a barrel-shaped 14mer; ends can be capped by GroES; misfolded proteins enter the barrel where they are refolded when GroES binds), with translation MAKEISFKADSREKLKSGIDKLANAVKVTLGPKGRNVVIQKSFGAPQITKDGVTVAKEVELEDAVENMGAQMLKEVASKTADIAGDGTTTATVLAQAMVTAGMKYVAAGANPMDLKRGIDKAVQAVTADLKKQSEQIGNDIGKIKQVGSISANNDEEIGGLIADAMKRVSKDGVITVEEAKGTNTYVEEVIGMQFDRGYLSPYFITNADKMIAEYDNPYILITDKKISNMQEIVPVLEKVVSSGRPLLIIAEDVDSQALGVLVVNRLRANLKVVAVKAPGFGDRRKAMLEDIAVLTNGTVISEEKGYKLENAELSDLGQAEKIETDKDNTTIVNGKGQKKMIDARINQIKVQIGETSSDYDKEKLQERLAKLAGGVAVLYVGAATEVEMKEKKDRVDDALHATRAAVEEGIVCGGGVALLRAIDSLEKVKANNEDEKIGVEIVKKALESPLRVIAENAGVEGSVVAMNVKAKKGSFGYNARTDVYEDLKKAGVIDPTKVTRIALENAGSIAGMVLMTECVISDKPKEDKGHAHPHPGGMDGMM
- a CDS encoding co-chaperone GroES, with amino-acid sequence MKPINDRVIIKPASADEKTKGGIIIPDTAKEKPQRGEVVAVGPGKDGNMMTVSKGDIVLYGKYSGQEFQYKGADYLIMREDDILVIID
- the secG gene encoding preprotein translocase subunit SecG, coding for MLPLVTVLIAIISVLLIAVILIQNPKGGGIDSTFGGSQANQMFGAARSADFVEKLTWYLAAALLVLCIVAAIMAGAGAESLPTPEVPPTNTPQ